A genome region from Arachis duranensis cultivar V14167 chromosome 8, aradu.V14167.gnm2.J7QH, whole genome shotgun sequence includes the following:
- the LOC127741277 gene encoding uncharacterized protein LOC127741277 — protein sequence MARGRRPGTERSPSMEEVCSGEVRVAGRNASPKEEIVAGDPLSPFLFVLVVEVLHRIIGEAVRHGRISLLLVGKDNIELSHLQFTDDRILFCPPEEETICNYKRLLRCFEMMTGLSINFDKFSLIPVNCEREWSQRMCILLGCKEATLPVKYLDISSGANPKLVKTWKPIIDKVEENLICGKPKRLIKLMPRAVADKLISLQRRFLWSNEDGRDGVPLVRWDIVQAPKRFEGLGVGDSVLRNTALLFKWWWWFLKKDCPLWKKIVCSCNDLKPNVLLSCQLIPNTKGPWRDICQLQIREQQARDKMVRGLSLELEDGRRIHFWEDKWLPCGVLQDVFPRLFSVSNQVRSIIGDCGFWDGLEWIWNFHWRMAETLPEVITSYSFTRSIWRGLVPPIVELFTWCGVFGYTLIINVGLLQEPLSNTLRVGQELLWHPPFSSSHQGKCSTAREACNQCDQGQGLRAPSPVNPTCPDPDNRTLAPSVGIPA from the exons ATGGCGCGAGGGAGGAGACCAGGAACGGAGAGGAGCCCATCAATGGAGGAGGTCTGCTCAGGGGAAGTGCGCGTGGCGGGGAGGAACGCGTCGCCGAAGGAGGAGATCGTCGCAGGGGATcctctttctccttttctttttgttcttgttgttgaggTCCTTCATAGGATAATAGGAGAGGCAGTAAGACATGGAAGGATCTCTCTTTTGTTGGTTGGAAAAGACAATATTGAGTTGTCTCACTTGCAATTTACGGATGACAGAATACTTTTTTGTCCTCCGGAGGAGGAGACTATTTGCAATTATAAGCGGCTTCTACGGTGTTTTGAGATGATGACAGGCTTGAGCATTAACTTTGATAAATTTAGCTTGATTCCGGTTAATTGCGAGCGAGAATGGTCACAAAGGATGTGTATCTTGTTGGGGTGTAAGGAAGCAACGTTGCCAGTCAAATATCTTGATATTTCTTCGGGAGCGAATCCGAAATTGGTCAAGACATGGAAACCTATTATAGACAAAGTAGAAGAGAACTTAATCTGTGGAAAGCCAAAACGATTAATAAAGCTG ATGCCCAGAGCAGTAGCAGATAAGTTGATATCTTTGCAAAGGAGGTTCTTGTGGAGTAATGAGGACGGAAGGGATGGGGTACCTTTGGTAAGGTGGGATATTGTGCAAGCTCCAAAACGCTTCGAGGGTTTGGGCGTGGGCGATTCAGTGCTCCGGAATACAGCATTGTTGTtcaagtggtggtggtggtttttAAAGAAGGATTGCCCATTATGGAAGAAAATTGTGTGCTCCTGCAATGACTTGAAGCCAAATGTCCTTCTTTCTTGTCAGCTGATTCCTAATACAAAGGGTCCGTGGAGGGACATTTGTCAATTGCAGATAAGAGAACAGCAAGCGAGAGATAAGATGGTCAGAGGATTATCATTAGAGTTAGAAGATGGTAGAAGAATTCATTTCTGGGAAGATAAGTGGCTACCATGTGGTGTGTTGCAGGATGTATTTCCAAGGCTTTTCTCGGTTTCAAATCAAGTCAGATCTATTATAGGGGACTGTGGGTTCTGGGATGGGCTGGAGTGGATATGGAACTTTCATTGGAGAATG GCTGAGACTCTCCCGGAGGTCATTACGAGTTATAGTTTCACTAGATCTATATGGAGAGGACTAGTACCACCAATAGTTGAGCTATTCACCTG GTGTGGTGTGTTTGGATATACGCTTATAATAAATGTTGGTCTATTACAGGAACCATTAAGCAACACTTTGAGAGTTGGACAGGAGCTCCT gtggcaccccccttTTTCATCTTCCCACCAAGGCAAGTGCTCGACTGCTCGGGAAGCCTGCAACCAGTGCGATCAAGGTCAGGGTCTCCGCGCTCCTTCACCCGTGAATCCCACCTGTCCGGATCCCGACaaccgaacattggcgccgtctgtggggattCCTGCCTAA
- the LOC107462715 gene encoding agamous-like MADS-box protein AGL80, which translates to MARKKSKLEYIANNSKRRATFRARKTSLIKKIDEISTLCGVQSCAIIYPPNEPQPEVWPSPQKAKQVISKFKEIPKLEQNKRMLTQESLLRKRIQKAEDQLKKQKDENRQKEMSHLMFQCLSSGEVTSNASLIDLCDLSRLIDQTLKEIDLKIERIHDQEKMANQVEATQTQP; encoded by the coding sequence ATGGCTAGAAAGAAGTCAAAGCTTGAATACATAGCAAACAACTCCAAGAGAAGGGCAACATTTAGGGCAAGGAAAACTAGTTTGATAAAAAAGATTGATGAGATTAGCACCCTCTGTGGGGTTCAATCTTGTGCTATAATCTACCCTCCAAATGAACCTCAGCCAGAGGTTTGGCCATCACCTCAGAAGGCCAAACAAGTGATCTCCAAGTTTAAGGAAATTCCCAAATTGGAACAAAACAAGAGAATGTTAACCCAAGAAAGTTTGTTAAGGAAAAGAATCCAAAAGGCCGAAGACCAGCTAAAGAAACAAAAGGATGAAAATAGGCAGAAAGAGATGAGCCATCTAATGTTTCAGTGTCTGAGCTCTGGTGAGGTCACTAGTAATGCTAGCTTGATTGATCTTTGTGATCTCTCACGTTTAATTGATCAAACTCTAAAGGAAATTGACCTGAAGATTGAAAGGATCCATGATCAAGAAAAGATGGCAAATCAAGTTGAAGCTACACAAACCCAACCTTGA
- the LOC107462822 gene encoding protein PLASTID TRANSCRIPTIONALLY ACTIVE 7 (The sequence of the model RefSeq protein was modified relative to this genomic sequence to represent the inferred CDS: added 45 bases not found in genome assembly): protein MAISFHPLTLPSAIPKIELRAANSWSPSLTVSSQMMSQMRKDSRGRRIWRRRRLTKKDEYLPFKMERVPFLEEQVRIIKEQGKLLTLDIYKLLLSEDNQFDFVNEIAAEANEYVENNVDEYGGEKKAILHVLSNRMNDMGFPRPDAYAESDPFKPGPDYLKQEFT from the exons AAGATAGAGCTAAGAGCCGCAAATTCATGGAGCCCTAGCCTTACAGTTAGCTCACAG ATGATGTCCCAAATGCGAAAGGATAGTCGGGGACGACGGATATGGCGGCGAAGGAGATtg ACTAAAAAGGATGAATACTTGCCGTTCAAGATGGAGCGGGTACCTTTCCTGGAGGAGCAAGTTCGGATTATAAAGGAGCAGGGGAAACTGTTGACATTGGATATATACAAGTTGTTGTTATCAGAGGACAATCAGTTTGATTTTGTGAATGAGATAGCAGCTGAGGCAAATGAATATGTTGAGAACAATGTAGATGAGTATGGAGGTGAGAAGAAGGCCATTCTTCATGTTCTGAGCAACAGAATGAACGATATGGGGTTTCCCCGACCAGATGCATATGCCGAGTCTGATCCCTTCAAGCCCGGGCCTGATTATTTGAAACAAGAGTTCACATGA